One Brassica napus cultivar Da-Ae chromosome C2, Da-Ae, whole genome shotgun sequence DNA window includes the following coding sequences:
- the LOC106418719 gene encoding uncharacterized protein LOC106418719: MSGGVGPTYNDIALPKEEEHHATGETSTAARFFSFQQLNILAVILVLSASGLVTIEDFLFTILALIYFFFLSKLIFPPHKNPNRDAPLTSPTNKIFRLYVASAGIVGLLIPICYIFQGFLEDDKRGVSAAAPHVFLLASQVFMEGIAATCGFSAPTRILVPVVYNARRILTLVEWIMNEFSREAPEYGKRTVSVRRMYAGKVLAAVNLGIWSFNLFGVLIPVYLPRAFKRYYGSSKEV, translated from the coding sequence atgtctggaggTGTTGGTCCGACTTACAACGACATCGCCTTacccaaagaagaagaacatcaCGCCACCGGAGAAACCTCAACAGCCGCCAGATTCTTCTCCTTCCAGCAACTAAACATCCTCGCAGTAATCCTTGTCCTCTCCGCAAGTGGTCTCGTCACAATCGAAGATTTCTTATTCACAATCCTCGCGCTCAtctacttcttcttcctctccaaaCTAATCTTCCCTCCCCACAAGAATCCAAACCGCGATGCTCCTCTCACAAGCCCCACGAACAAGATTTTCCGTCTCTACGTAGCTTCCGCGGGGATCGTGGGGCTCTTGATTCCGATCTGCTACATCTTCCAAGGATTCCTAGAGGACGATAAACGCGGGGTGAGTGCCGCTGCACCGCACGTGTTCCTTTTGGCGAGTCAGGTTTTCATGGAGGGAATAGCCGCCACGTGTGGCTTCTCTGCTCCGACTCGGATCCTCGTGCCGGTCGTTTACAACGCTAGGAGGATCCTAACGCTCGTCGAGTGGATTATGAACGAGTTCTCAAGGGAGGCTCCGGAGTATGGGAAGAGGACGGTTTCGGTGCGGCGGATGTACGCCGGGAAAGTTTTGGCGGCGGTGAACCTTGGGATTTGGTCGTTTAACCTCTTCGGTGTTCTGATCCCGGTTTATCTACCGAGAGCTTTCAAGAGGTATTACGGTTCCAGCAAGGAGGTTTGA
- the LOC106416857 gene encoding S-protein homolog 8-like: protein MYILYHDLHSFKRKQNNKMEKILICFLFFFVSVQKIDSFLFFRRFNVEVSNKLEGNKILEVTCSEKGVSTRVQFLDFNSSFLVKFRIYPKTLIWCNLWKGPNYVHHVKFNAFVGNEKFIHDVCGSRKPDVCFWQAREDGVYVRNNPTGAFKFMYKWDIN, encoded by the exons atgtatatattataccaCGATTTACattcatttaaaagaaaacagaatAACAAAATGGAAAAAATCCTAATTTGTTTCCTCTTTTTCTTTGTCTCAGTCCAAAAAATagactcttttcttttcttcaggCGTTTTAACGTCGAAGTTTCTAATAAACTTGAAGGTAACAAAATACTAGAGGTCACTTGTAGTGAGAAAGGAGTATCGACCCGAGTTCAGTTTCTTGATTTCAATTCTAGTTTCCTAGtcaaatttagaatttatccaaaaacGTTGATATGGTGCAATTTATGGAAG GGACCTAATTATGTGCACCATGTGAAATTTAACGCATTTGTTGGAAATGAGAAATTCATACATGATGTATGTGGCAGTAGGAAACCTGACGTGTGTTTCTGGCAAGCACGAGAAGACGGAGTATATGTACGCAATAATCCAACTGGTGcctttaaatttatgtataagTGGGATATTAATTAA